A window of Centroberyx gerrardi isolate f3 chromosome 6, fCenGer3.hap1.cur.20231027, whole genome shotgun sequence genomic DNA:
GTGTTAGTAGATTGTCAGTTTAAAGCTTAGCAAATATGTGAAAGTGGTGTTGCTTTTTCCAAGTGTTTAACTTTGAGATAAATAATGAGAAGCATTAATTCAAATTATTTCATCATGTGCACACTAGTTATTGTTTTGTGAACTAAAAACAAGGATAATGGTCAATTCTACTCTATCTTATTTCATTCTTGGGGCTTATATGCATGTTGGACCTTTgaaatacttttattttatgatAACTGCATTGTTATACATTACAATTGTTTTTTCCAACACAGCACTCATTGTGATTATCTGTATGAAGAGAAGCTTACATGAACCTATGTATCTTTTTCTGTGCAGCCTGTTTGTAAATGAACTGTATGGTAGTGCAGGGTTGTTTCCATTCCTTCTGGTTCAGATAATCTCTGACACTCACACAGTTTCtgcctcattttgttttttgcagatTTACTGTTTATATACATATGCCTCCGTAGAGTTTTGCAGCTTAGCCCTTATGTCTTATGACAGGTACCTTGCTATCTGTTATCCTCTACAATATAATACACGTATGACATCTAACAAGGTGGCTGTCTTTATTGTTGTGATTTGGTTGTACTCTTTTCTCAAATTCCTGATCACTCTATCCTTGAACATTCGTTTGACACTGTGTAGAAACATCATAAACAGTGTGTTTTGCCACAACTACCTGGTTGCTAAGCTGGCATGCTCTGACTCCAGAGTAAATAACATCTATGGACTCTTTGGCATTGTTGTCACCATCTTAGCCCCTCTAATTCCAATCCTTTTTTCTTACATGAAGATTcttaaagtttgttttgctggTTCAAAAGAGACCAGACAAAAAGCTGTTAGTACCTGCACACCTCACCTTGCTTCCCTTCTGAACTTTTCCTTTGGGTGCTGCTTTGAAATATTGCAGAGCAGATTTGACATAACCAGTGTGCCCAGTGTGTTGCGCATTATCTTATCACTGTATTTTTTAATAATCCAACCGCTTTTCAATCCTATCATGTATGGAATGCGAATGTCCAAAATACGAAAGATATGTAAAAGTCTGGTCTATTGTAAAATGTAGGCTAGTTACAGGGTTCCTGTGTAGGTGTAGTAAGTCTGGAAAAGTACCGGAAAATAAATTGATATTATctagtcttgaaaagtttggtgatttcacaaaaagaaaaagaaaaataatggaaaaatgaTCCTGATAGTGCCTCACTGTCATTGACTTTATTTGGATTGTGGTAGAAAGGAACTTTTCTTGCTGCAAAGAACCATGACTAATTCCactttcctggaaagaactgcaaaactataaactatttattggaaaaataagacGCAGAGGCTGAAGACTTTATACACGACAAGCATCTCTACCTGGCCCACTTCCCCGTCTATGCCCACATCTCCAGCTCCTGAAGACGCCCCTGTGTGGTTAGGATGTATACCTGTTTCTGGTGCTAGTTCTCCCCACCAGCCGATTCCAACCGTAAATTACTCACAGTCCACACATTAGTAAAACACCACAAAGGCCTATTATACACAACCCTGTTATGATTCCCCTTGTTTCTAATATTACTGTGAAATATGCCGAGGGTAAGAAAAACCTTGACCACCTACAAAGCCTCTTAAATCTGCTGTTTTGATTAATATACGTGTTTGATAAAAACGTCACTTTTAGGATTACTCCCAGAACTACTAATCTAAACTCAAAGCACTCTGCAAAGTCCTCAAACCTAATAACAGTCCCTCTTCAGcctactgtctctctacctcttgaAATTGATTCCACCTCGATTTGCCTAGATAATCCTCTTGCTCTTAAATCAAGAAATGGTATGGGGTttcttcatttaaatattaGAAGCTTGCATCAACATCAGAAGTTAGACCATTTGAATTTGCTAGTTTTGCAGGCGGACACTGATATCTCTACTGAAACATGGCTTAAGAAGAGTATCAATGACTCCAACGTTTGTGTAGAGCTGACAGAACTGGAAGAGGTGGTGGGGTAGCTCTATATGTGAAATAACGATTTTCAGTCACAGTTCTACATGCTGtttctattccaaaacacttGAAGGCACTTGAAGCCCTGAAGGTCGGTTTTGGACCTAACAATACAATTATTGCTGTTGGTGTATATAGACCTCCTTCAGCTGCCCCCTCTGCTATAGATAGCTTGCTCAATATGGTAATTAAATTCAGAGATGCTAGTTATGGGAGACTTTAACCTTGACTGGCTGACGTGTCCCACCATCTGAAAGGTATGTGTAGCAATCTCAATTTTTCCCAATTAATTATTGACCCTACTGGGCCAAACCTGAAAGATAATTAAAGGTCAACCCTAATAGACGTAATCTTTTCTAATAGAAAAGATAAATTATTACTTATGGGATTTTCGATCTTGGAGTAAGTGACCATTGTCCAACAGCTTGCATCAGGAGCCCTCGTATGGAAAAAACACAATCGCAGGTTGTATTGAGgcataatttaattttttttattgaacataCCTTTTTATATAATCTTATGTGAAGTGATATACATTACAGTTGTCAAATTCATGATACTGAATTGGCTTTGGATTATTTTATAAAGACGCTCCTTTCAATCATTAACAAACATGCACCcttcaaaaatgttttaattaaagACAGATATAGTCCCTGGTTTTCTATAGAACTTTCTGAGCtacttaaaggaacactttgccgattttcaaccatatctctatctatccgaaATCGGGATATAGTGTGAtactgtgtctctggggcgcagcttcaaaatctgttgtactTCCGCGAACCAGTAACGTCATTGGTCCTCggaagaacaacagattttgaagctgcgccgGCTCGCATGGCTGTTATTCGAACTACAGATTGTACTTACTCATTTTTGTACGCCCGCATCCACGGACAGTCGGATCGAGAGCCATGCGAGCCGGCAAGTTTCTGCCAGCAAATGAACGGGGAGCTCTcggtgcaggcaacatggagggaaggtaaacattttttaatttgcatatactaccgacactgtaatgatacaaagctggttgaaaattggcaaagtgttcctttaaagAGAGGAATAAAGCCTGAACCCTATCCAGGCGCACTGGTGATCCATGTAcaccatattggattttccgccattatgaattttttcacttttttcgcaactcctcctaggccgttcatccaattcacacaaaacttggtgtggacaatcttgggaccgtcctctttAAAAGTTGTATGATGGTAATTGATAGGtgaaatggtttggcttttatcgatcaataaacttttaacgaaacacGCCCTAACACTAAATTAAAAAGCACTGCGCTCCTCATTTCAGTGGACTTATACTATCCTTCCTCTTTCACACCTCTTAATATCCTCTTTTGAATTCCATGCTGTTTTTGTATCTCTACCTACCAAGCTGTGTTGGGAGACATGAATGCCAAGATTGGAATGGATAACAACGACTGGAAAGGAACAGAAGGTCTGGGACAGATGAATGAGAACGGGCTTCTCTTTGCAGGCTTTTGTGCCCTCAACGAGCTAGTGATTGGAGGCAGTCTCttcccacacaaacaaacccacaaAGCTACATGGATATCCCCGGACCACCGCACCGAGAATCAGATCGACCACATCGCAATAGACAGGAAATGGAGGAGAGTTCTCCTTGATGTCAGAGTCAAGAGGGGAGCCGATATAGACTCAGACCACCATCTTCTCGTGGGAGAACTCCGGATGAAGTTGGCAGTAAAAAAGAAAGCTGGAAACAGGGTACAGAGAAGATTTGAGACAAGAAAACTAAAATACATCAAGGTACGGCAGGAATGGGGAATTCTGCTTTGAAACCGGTTCCAAGACCtagcagagggagaaaacataAATGACAAATGGGAAAGATGCAAGAAGGCTATCACTAACACTTGCAAaactgtcctggggcacagaGACCCCAGAAGAAAAGATTGGATCACTGATGCAACATGGAGAGAGATTGAAGCCAGGCGAGACATCAAATTGAAActcaacagagagacagacagcaataAGAAGGAAGGCCTCCGACAAGTCTACCAACAAAATAACAGAGTGGTCAGTAAGAGCTGCAAGAAGGACAAGAAAGCACAGGCAGAGGAGCTCGCCAACGAAGCGGAGGCAGCAGCCAGGCAGAACAATGCTAAGGAATTGTACAAAATCACCCAACAGTTGGTTGGTAAGAACAAGAGCTTTAGCCGACCTATCAGAGACAAACAGGGAAACCTTCTCACTAAAGAGTCCCAACAACTAGAGCGCTGGAAGGAACACTGTCTGGGGAAGTCCTGAACAGACCTTCCCCAGACACCCCCCCAGATATTGAAGAAGCGAGACAAGACTTAAACATCAACTGTGATAGGATATCAAAGGAAGAAATAAAGACAGCCAGCAAAAAGTTGAAGCTGGGCAGGGCACCACGAAATGACAACATCCCCCCTGATGTGCTGAAAGCAGACATCAGTGCCACCGCTGACATCCTACAATTTTTAACTCAAATGTAAAATCTGTCCTACTCTATGGCTGTGAAACCTGGAAAACCACAAAAACAATCATGCAAGTGTTCATTAACAACTGCCTCCGATACATACTGAGGATATGGTGGcctaacaaaataacaaatgtaGACCTGTGGAAACAGACAAACCAGGAGCGAATcaacaatcaaatcaaaaatagAAAGTAGAGATGGATCGGACATACACTCAGAAAGGAATCAACCAACATAACAAGACAGGCTCTGGACTACAACCCACAAGGAAAGAGGAAGCCAGGGAGACCAAAAACTAACTGGAGGCGGTCCACGCTCGATGAGCTAGATAAGATGGGGACCTCCTGGCAAGAATCAAAGACCATTGCGCAGAAGAGAGTGAGGTGGAGATCCATGGTGGACACCCTATGCTCCCAAGGGGGCCAAGAGGATTAAGTCAAGTAAGTCACCTACCAAGCTACACATTGTGGTGATCTACTGCCCCCCTGGTCAGCTTGGTGACTTCCTTGATGAGATGGatgtccttctctccttctttcctgaAGATGGCACTTATGGTGACTTAAACATCCAGCCAGAGAAATTGCAGTCTCTGGCCTTCCTTAACTTTTTCTCGTCTTTTGACCATACCCTTTCTCAATCTCCTCTGACTCACAAGGCAGTGATCCTACTTGACCTTATCTTCACTAGATCCTGCTGCACCTCCAACCTTACGGTCCTTCTTGACTTGTCTGCTGCTTTTGACACAGTTGACCACCaattccttctctccatcctatcTGAACTGGGCATTACTGGATCTGCACACTCCTGGTTTGCATCCTATCTGTCTTACCGCTCATACCAGGTCTCATGGAGAGGATCTCTGTCCAGACCTTGCATACTTGACATCGGTGTCCCTCGAAGCTCAGTCCTGGGCCCCATGCTATTCTCTCTGTATACTAAATCCCTCGGCcatgtgatctcctctcatGGCTTCTCCTATCACTGTTATGCTGATAACACTCAgctctacctctccttcctcaGAAACACAAATTGATGGGTGCATCTCCGCATGTCTTAAAGACatcagtgcttggatgtctgtgcaccacctcaagctcaatctTGACAAGATGGAGCTACTCTTTCTCCCTGAGAAAGATTGCCCTCTCACAGACCTCTCCATCACCATTGACAACACCACTGTGTTGCcctctcagactgccaagaacctcggggtgatcctggacaaccagctgtcctgctctCCCTACATTGCAGCGACAACCCActcctgtaggttctccctCTATAACATCTGCAAAATATTCCCATTCCTTACGAGGGAAGCGGCACAATTCCTGGTAAAGGCACTTGAGGCCGTCACTGTGTCACTTGCCGGAAGCCAGAAGTCGGAAGCGCTGCTGtttacggtgtgtgtgtggtcggaGGGCTCCTTGTCTCTTGTCCACTGCCTGGCTAATCGGTTTCTCCTTTCTGGCTGCCTCCCTCTTACAACCTAGCTTAACTGTAACTCATCACTTGCAGTTGGGCTAAAACGTAACCGGGTGCCGGCTGTGTGAGGCGATCTAACTGTCGTCTCGCCCCAGCTGGCTGTGCAGTACCGGGGGGGGAACTAGCCGCTCTGGCCAGGTAAGTGAGCAGAGGCGGGGTGTGTCCTACCGGCTGCACCACACTCGTTTGAGTAGTTGTTTTACCGATTTTATCCATTTGTTTTAAACTTTTATCACTCTCCTCCTTTTAATTGACGGACACACATCCGATTGTTTTAGCCATGACGCCGCACAGCTCTCTGGCCGATGCAGAGATTACTTGTAATCTCCTGCCTGGCACACTGCAACACTCTTCTGGCCAGGCGACCCacctctgccatcagacctttacagcaCACCAAAATTCTCTcacgtcactcccctcttccggtcacttcactggcttcccatctctGCTCGTATAAAATTTAAGACTCTGGTACTCTCCTACAGGGCAGAACATCAGACTGCTCCTCCCCATCTGCAATCTCTGGTCAGGTTCCAAACCCCGCCTTGCTCGCTCCACTCCTCCACCCTTgcaggtcgcctcgcccctccatcgCTACGTGGTGTCATAAGTCGCTCATCCCGGCCGCAACTCTTCTCATTCCTGGCaccacaatggtggaacgagctccGCCCTTCTGTCAGAACGTCTGAATCACTGATCATCTTTCACTGGAGACtgaagacacatctcttcag
This region includes:
- the LOC139929783 gene encoding olfactory receptor 11A1-like, with protein sequence MVNSTLSYFILGAYMHVGPLKYFYFMITALLYITIVFSNTALIVIICMKRSLHEPMYLFLCSLFVNELYGSAGLFPFLLVQIISDTHTVSASFCFLQIYCLYTYASVEFCSLALMSYDRYLAICYPLQYNTRMTSNKVAVFIVVIWLYSFLKFLITLSLNIRLTLCRNIINSVFCHNYLVAKLACSDSRVNNIYGLFGIVVTILAPLIPILFSYMKILKVCFAGSKETRQKAVSTCTPHLASLLNFSFGCCFEILQSRFDITSVPSVLRIILSLYFLIIQPLFNPIMYGMRMSKIRKICKSLVYCKM